The DNA sequence TGGCGGGGATGCGAAGCAAAAACCAGACCTATACAAATTAGCCGACGTCACCAGTAAAGTGGACGCGACGATGCCTCCGGTTCTTTTCTTGACAGGGTCAAAAGACAAACCCGACAAAAATAAGGCCGTGCAAGAGAAGTTGGAATCCTTGGGCGTCGAAACCGAACTGTCAATTGTGCAAGGTGCCAAACATGCTCAATGGAATTCGCCCCAGTTCATGCCCATGTTTGTCGAGGCAATTGATCGGTTTCTCAGAAAGAATCTACCTTCGACCGACGATCCGATTGCTCCGCGCAGCAAAGTAGATCTCTTTCACGGGCAAGACCTGACCGGCTGGGAGCTGACATTAGAAACACCGGAAACTGGAGTTTTCAACGCGAGCGAGGGTGTCATCCAAGTGGCCGGCATGCCTTTCGGCTATCTCCGAACTGAAAAGGCCTACAAGGATTACAGACTTCATGTCGAGTGGCGATACTTAGATACACCGCCTGCACCGGGAAAGAACCGCAATAGCGGTGTATTGCTACACATGACCGGTGAAGACAAAGTCTGGCCCAACTTTACCGAAGCCCAGTTGAGAGCAAACAACGCTGGCTTTTTTGTTTTCTCGGGGGACTCGACATGCACAGAAATTGAGAAAGCCACCGAACAGAGGAAAGCCAGGGGCAATAACAAGAAGGTTCGCGTCATAAAACGCAAGCCTAACGTCGAGGAAAAACCAGTCGGCCAGTGGAATTCCTACGACATCGTCTGTATGGGCGATACCGTTACCCTAACCGTCAATGGAAAGCTGGCGAACAAGGCAACCGGGTGCGTTCCGGCCGCTGGGAAAATTGGCCTATAAAGTGAAGGTGCACAGCTGGAGTTTCGAAACATTTATCTCGAACCGGTAGAGTAGAAGTAGAATGCGCTACTTCATTTGACCGGCCCTCCAGATCAAGATATCGGACGGTCAATGCGTGAAGTTCTGATTAAGGATCAAATCCATGACTCACTCGAACCGACGATCTTTTTGCAAGCATGCTTTGCTTCCGCTGGCTGCGTCTGCATTGGTGCCATCGGCAGCCTCGCGCGCTGAAGAAAAACCCGGCGAACCGATTAGACGTTCGCACCTCCGCATTTCGTTGAACGCTTTCTCCTTCAACAAACTGCTGTTAGAAAATGCCGAAGATTCCAGCAAGGGAGTAGATCTGTTCGGCGTCTGCGACTTCTGTGCCAGCCTAGATATCGACGCGGTCGATCTGACCGGCTACTACTTTCCAGGGTATCCGGATGCCCCCACGGACGATTATATCTTTCACCTAAAGCGCCATGTGTTCGATCTGGGGCTGGAAGTAAGCGGAACGGGTGTACGAAATGACTTTGTGGTAGACGATGAAGCAGTCCGTCGCGAAGGTATTCAGAGGGTCAAAACGTGGATTGAAGTGGCCGCTAAACTGGGGGCTCCGGTGATCCGCGTTTTTGCTCAAACGTGGCCACCGTTTCGCAACTGGCAGCAGGCCGCTGGCGAAGCTGATCGACTGACGGTGGAAGGACGGGTTGCAGACGCACTTCGTGTATGTGCGGATTATGGACAAGAATACGGAGTGATCGTGGGCGTTCAAAACCACGGCGACTTTGTGAAAACTGGGCAGGAACATCTAAGTCTCATCGATCGAGTCAATCATCCGTGGTGTGGTGCTTTGGTAGACACCGGAAGGTATCTCTCTGAGGATCCCTATGCCGACATTACGCTGACCGCACGGTACGCGGTCAATTGGCAGATCAAACAGGCGATGGGGCACAAGGCTGATGCCACGCCAATGGACATGCGGAAGTTATTGACCATTATTCGAAGGTCCGGATATCGCGGCAACATTCCAATCGAAACTCTTCCTCTCGAACGTCCTGACTACGACCCATTTGTAGAGATTCCCAAAGTGCTTGGTGAGGTTCGCAAAGCAATGAAAGCCACCGCAACTATCCAGCCTGAGGCAGACGGTTAGTCATTGAGAGCCCGCTTTTGGACTCACGTCTCTCTCGCATGCTTCGAGAACGTAGGCGCACGGGTGCAACGCACTCGCGTTACGAGAGGTATCCACAAAATACGACGGGCCGAGTGCTTGAACCAACACGGGTTCTTGTCATTGACTGACGCAAAGGCGAAGATTGACGCATGAGTTGACTAGATTGAACAGAAACCACATACCGCTTTTAGCAACCTAGCCTCCAGAGATTTCGCTTCATCCGGCAGGCCCGTCTGGCCAGGTGGAACTTCGATTTCACTCACGGATCGTAGTTCAGCAACGGGAAATAGGTCAGAGCAAGAAAAAGAAAAGCAATATGAATTCTTCGAGAACTCTTAGAACAATGATTGCGATGGTTTTGGCGACGAGCATCTTTTCGTCACCGGCGGAGTCTTTTGCTGAAGAGCCAAGTGTGCTGGTGGTCAACACCGCGGCGTCCGAGCCGGTAAATAACGCGTTGCTTGGTTACAACATCTTTCACTTCGAAAGCCAGCGCGAGCGAGACTTTATCGAGCGCATTAACCCTGTGGCAATGCGCTTTCCGGACGGTGTCTGGGGCAACTTTTACAATTGGGAAACCGATGGCTTCACGAATCACGGCGACGAGCACCACCGATCCCATGTCTACGCCCCGGTCCTCGCAAAATGGAAAGAACTCGGCATCAAAGGGGGCATTGCCGGACTCACGAAACTTAATGACCAGAAATTACAACGCGACGGCGCAGGCTACAACATCGTCTGGCTATACAACGCGGCTTTCGACAGCCCAGAAAAGAATGTCGCCCGTATGCAGGATAGCATCGAAAAGGGCTTCGTTGTCCGCGACATCGAACTGGGGAACGAGCAGTTCTGGCTGACCCAAGTCTCGAACCGTACTCTGACCCCCGAAGGCTACCGCGACGCTGCACGCGGTATCTCGAAAGCTCTGAAGCAAGCTAACCCCGACGTCCGCGTATCGGTCACCTTGTCGTGGCGAGACCAGCACGACAGTTGGAACAAAATTGTTGCGGATGATGATCAATACTTCGACGCAATCTCGCTGCATAAGTACAGCGGATCCGGCAAGGACGAATCCGAGGACGACGCCAAGTTAAAGACCGTGCTGGCCGGGCGAAAGCACTTGGCAGAGTCCGCCGCGTACGTTCGGAGCTTTGCCCAGAAACCCATCTGGTTGACCGAATGGGGCTTGAATTCCGGCAAGGACGCAAAAGCAGCCTCGGCCCTATCGATGGCCGATTGCTACCTGTATCTATTTGAAAACCAGGACACCTTCCACCGCGCGAACTGGTTTTCTGTCAACGGCGTCGCCCGAAGTTTCGTCGCCATGGGCAAGAACCGACGGCCCGTTGAACCGTTGCGAAAGACCGCCTTCGGCTGTGTGCACGAGATCATGCGCGGCATTTTTGAAGACGCTGATCTGCTCTCAACGACCGTCGAAACCTCGACCCTCGATACCGGCGCCGGCACTGTCGACGTCGTCACCGCTCGAGCCGTAAAAAAAGATGGCCGCCTGATCATCTGCGCCATCAATCTTTCGGATCAGCCCAGCCAACTGGCGATCACAATCGATCGAAACAATGAAACTGCAGTCCTCACCCACGAAGCCTTAGCCTTCAATTCCATGGGCGAAACCCTCTTATTGGATATCGACGCTAACCCGCTGGAATCGATTGAACTCACCAACAACCGCGTCACTCTATCTCCACGATCTATCAACAAGATCGTGATGGCAGGACAAGATGGGGACGCGTACAAATGACGAGAAGAAACATCCGCATGGTGTTGTCAGCAGTCGTTGGAATAATCCAAATCTAGTAGCGAATTGCGTAAGCCAAGTCGCCGCTGCGGCCAGAAGGTCTTTTTAGTCCGATGTCGGTACGCAGATACCGCGTTGACGCACGACCAAGCATTTCAAGAAACCTCGGTTGTGATTGTCACGTCAAAGAATCAGGTCGAGTATTCCGAATAAAGCCTTGATGACTTTTTTCTAGTCCACTTTTCCACCTTCGGAGCGTAGTCGTTGGAAGAATCTGCAAACATCGGAGTAGGTTTGGGAGTGCAGCGAAGTAGACGAGATAGCTGACCAACCTACGCCAAGGGATAATTTTGTCGGTGTTTTTTTGAAATTGGCCTCAACCGAAAAGAAGTTTTATGGATCGTCGGAATTTCCTCGGAACACTTACAACCACTGGTGCTGGCTTGGCTGCTTCGACGCACCTTTTGCTGTCTCAAACCGCCAGTTTTGCGGAGAGTACCAAGCTAAGCCAATTCGATAAACTGACCAAGAGCCTGTTGGTTGATTGGTGTGATGGAATGATCGCTCATCAGATCGTCGATCCCGGCAATCCCGCGTTTCACGGAGGGTTGGCCTGTCCCGCTTGCCCACGCATTCATGGCCGTTGCTCCGATGCGTTGTATCCGTTCTTGCATCTGGCCAATGTCACGGGCGATCAAAAGTATTTGACCGCTGCGATTAACGTTTATGACTGGGCTGAGAACAACGTCCGCCAACCCGACGGAAGTTGGACCAATGACATCAATCCCAAGTCATGGCGGGGCACGTCGATCTTTGGTGCGATCGCACTTGCCGAAGCCCTACACTATCACGGCAGCGTGCTGGATGCTGAGCGTCGCGCGTCCTGGACGGCTCGGCTCGACGAAGTAGTCAGCAAGTATCTCTACCGTGCCTACAAAAAGATTGACTTCACCAACTTGAATTACGGCATGACGGGCGTCTACGGTTTTCATCTGTTCGGTGAAATGCTCGACAATCCCGACTATACCGCTCGCAGCGAGCAATTCGCAGCACGCTTGAAAGACTTCTTCACCGAACCCAACAAACTGCTGTGGGGTGAAGGCAAACCAAACGACAACCGTAGTGGTCGTGGCTTACTGCCCGTTGACCTTGGTTACAACGTCGAGGAATCGCTCAACGG is a window from the Lacipirellulaceae bacterium genome containing:
- a CDS encoding glycosyl hydrolase; this encodes MIAMVLATSIFSSPAESFAEEPSVLVVNTAASEPVNNALLGYNIFHFESQRERDFIERINPVAMRFPDGVWGNFYNWETDGFTNHGDEHHRSHVYAPVLAKWKELGIKGGIAGLTKLNDQKLQRDGAGYNIVWLYNAAFDSPEKNVARMQDSIEKGFVVRDIELGNEQFWLTQVSNRTLTPEGYRDAARGISKALKQANPDVRVSVTLSWRDQHDSWNKIVADDDQYFDAISLHKYSGSGKDESEDDAKLKTVLAGRKHLAESAAYVRSFAQKPIWLTEWGLNSGKDAKAASALSMADCYLYLFENQDTFHRANWFSVNGVARSFVAMGKNRRPVEPLRKTAFGCVHEIMRGIFEDADLLSTTVETSTLDTGAGTVDVVTARAVKKDGRLIICAINLSDQPSQLAITIDRNNETAVLTHEALAFNSMGETLLLDIDANPLESIELTNNRVTLSPRSINKIVMAGQDGDAYK
- a CDS encoding sugar phosphate isomerase/epimerase family protein translates to MTHSNRRSFCKHALLPLAASALVPSAASRAEEKPGEPIRRSHLRISLNAFSFNKLLLENAEDSSKGVDLFGVCDFCASLDIDAVDLTGYYFPGYPDAPTDDYIFHLKRHVFDLGLEVSGTGVRNDFVVDDEAVRREGIQRVKTWIEVAAKLGAPVIRVFAQTWPPFRNWQQAAGEADRLTVEGRVADALRVCADYGQEYGVIVGVQNHGDFVKTGQEHLSLIDRVNHPWCGALVDTGRYLSEDPYADITLTARYAVNWQIKQAMGHKADATPMDMRKLLTIIRRSGYRGNIPIETLPLERPDYDPFVEIPKVLGEVRKAMKATATIQPEADG